One segment of Thermodesulfobacteriota bacterium DNA contains the following:
- the panC gene encoding pantoate--beta-alanine ligase produces MKVINTVKEMQTLANEVRERGRTISFVPTMGALHDGHLRLISEGRKMADFLVVSIFVNPVQFGPNEDFNKYPRNLERDLEKMTPIGVDIVFNPRVEEIYPAGFQTYVEVEELEGQLCGRFRPGHFRGVATVVLKLFNIVKPDFALFGEKDYQQLKIIRKMVEDLNLEVKIVGFPTVRDKDGLALSSRNSYLSPGERRRALSLHRALLEIRREFQMGVRDSKKITETGEKILKEVGITDIDYLEICDPETLEPKASAEVGDLVAVAVRLGGTRLIDNARL; encoded by the coding sequence TTGAAGGTTATAAATACGGTAAAAGAAATGCAGACACTGGCCAACGAGGTTCGAGAACGAGGAAGGACAATCTCTTTTGTCCCCACCATGGGAGCGCTTCACGATGGACACCTTAGGTTAATTTCCGAGGGCAGAAAAATGGCCGACTTCCTAGTTGTCAGTATTTTCGTTAATCCCGTGCAGTTTGGGCCTAACGAAGATTTTAATAAGTACCCGAGAAACCTGGAACGTGATTTAGAAAAGATGACACCTATAGGAGTGGACATAGTATTCAATCCAAGAGTAGAGGAAATTTATCCCGCCGGTTTTCAGACCTATGTAGAAGTCGAAGAGTTGGAAGGACAGCTCTGCGGGCGATTTCGTCCCGGACACTTCAGGGGTGTGGCCACGGTCGTCCTAAAACTGTTCAACATAGTAAAACCTGATTTCGCTCTTTTCGGCGAGAAGGACTATCAACAGCTAAAAATCATTAGGAAAATGGTAGAGGACTTAAACCTGGAGGTTAAAATAGTGGGATTTCCGACGGTGAGGGATAAGGACGGGCTGGCACTGAGTTCTAGAAATTCGTATCTTTCACCCGGGGAAAGAAGAAGAGCGCTTTCCCTCCACAGAGCCCTCCTTGAAATAAGAAGGGAATTCCAAATGGGCGTCAGAGACTCAAAGAAAATAACCGAAACCGGCGAGAAGATATTGAAAGAAGTAGGTATAACTGATATTGACTACTTGGAAATTTGCGACCCAGAAACCCTTGAACCCAAAGCGTCCGCAGAGGTTGGAGACCTAGTGGCGGTAGCGGTAAGACTGGGAGGGACAAGGCTTATCGATAATGCCAGACTTTAA
- a CDS encoding molybdenum cofactor biosynthesis protein MoaE → MTKNRYKSENTFFKITAKKIKVQPIIRKVLSIESGASVVFIGTVRKLSRGREIENLEYEAYEEMALREFSKIADEVKEKWSITRVGIAHRIGKLEPGEVTLVIAVSAPHREDAYQASRYIIEELKKTVPIWKKEVWEGGEEWIQGS, encoded by the coding sequence ATGACCAAAAATAGGTATAAATCCGAAAACACCTTCTTCAAAATAACCGCCAAAAAAATAAAGGTTCAACCCATAATTCGAAAGGTCTTAAGTATCGAAAGCGGGGCATCGGTAGTGTTTATAGGTACGGTTAGAAAACTGTCCAGGGGAAGAGAAATAGAAAACCTGGAATACGAAGCCTATGAAGAGATGGCTCTTCGAGAATTTAGCAAGATAGCAGATGAAGTAAAAGAAAAGTGGAGTATTACCAGAGTGGGCATAGCCCACCGCATCGGCAAATTAGAACCAGGAGAGGTGACTCTAGTCATTGCCGTTTCCGCCCCACACCGGGAGGATGCCTACCAAGCCTCCAGGTACATCATCGAGGAACTGAAAAAGACGGTTCCTATATGGAAGAAAGAGGTTTGGGAAGGCGGAGAAGAATGGATACAAGGATCTTAG
- the panB gene encoding 3-methyl-2-oxobutanoate hydroxymethyltransferase, producing the protein MKKITVPKLRGMKRQGEKIAMVTAYDAAIANIIDEAGVDIVLVGDSLGNVVQGLPNTLPVTMDEMIYHTRIVSRGVKNAHLCGDMPFMSYQASKDEALRNAGRFIKEAGAESVKLETSECYLDTIYAISRAGIPVMGHIGLCPQSIHLLGGYKIQGRDFDGAERLLQLAKATEEAGAFSLVLESIPQDLANKITESINIPTIGIGAGPFCDGQVLVINDLVGLSPEPIPRFVKRYARIREIMTKAVRDFIVEVKEGEFPDTEHSFN; encoded by the coding sequence ATGAAAAAAATCACAGTTCCAAAGCTAAGAGGAATGAAAAGGCAGGGCGAGAAAATCGCCATGGTAACTGCCTATGATGCCGCAATAGCCAACATAATCGACGAAGCCGGCGTGGATATCGTGCTCGTAGGCGATTCACTGGGAAACGTGGTTCAAGGTCTCCCCAATACGCTTCCAGTAACTATGGATGAGATGATTTACCATACCAGGATCGTCTCCCGAGGTGTCAAAAATGCACACCTATGCGGGGACATGCCCTTCATGTCTTACCAGGCATCTAAAGATGAAGCCTTAAGAAATGCCGGAAGATTCATCAAGGAGGCGGGAGCGGAATCGGTGAAACTGGAAACGAGTGAATGCTATCTAGATACAATATACGCTATTTCTAGAGCGGGCATACCGGTCATGGGTCATATTGGCCTATGTCCTCAGTCAATCCACTTACTAGGTGGATACAAAATCCAGGGCCGGGACTTCGACGGAGCCGAGAGGCTTTTACAGTTGGCCAAGGCTACCGAGGAAGCCGGTGCCTTTTCTTTGGTCTTGGAGAGTATTCCTCAAGACCTGGCAAACAAAATTACAGAATCCATAAATATACCCACCATAGGCATCGGCGCCGGGCCGTTTTGCGACGGCCAGGTGCTGGTCATAAATGACCTGGTTGGACTATCACCTGAGCCAATCCCCAGATTTGTAAAAAGATACGCAAGAATAAGAGAGATAATGACAAAAGCAGTCAGAGATTTTATAGTCGAGGTGAAAGAAGGTGAATTTCCGGACACCGAGCATTCATTCAACTGA
- the panD gene encoding aspartate 1-decarboxylase — translation MERTLLKSKIHRATVTRANVDYEGSITIDKELMEAADLIPYEQVHIFNVTNGHRFYTYAIEGKRGSGVICINGAAAHLAREGDTLIIASFSSYDQSEVSGHEPRLVYVDEDNKITKIKPERKKLGIAKT, via the coding sequence ATGGAGAGAACGCTTCTTAAGTCTAAAATACACCGGGCCACTGTTACACGAGCCAATGTAGATTACGAGGGTAGCATCACCATAGACAAAGAATTGATGGAGGCCGCCGACTTAATCCCCTACGAGCAGGTACATATATTCAACGTGACTAATGGCCATAGGTTCTATACCTATGCGATCGAGGGCAAACGCGGCTCCGGGGTAATTTGCATAAACGGCGCCGCCGCCCATCTGGCAAGAGAAGGAGACACCCTGATAATCGCCAGCTTCTCTAGCTATGACCAGAGCGAGGTCAGCGGGCACGAGCCCCGGCTGGTTTACGTCGATGAAGACAATAAAATAACCAAAATTAAACCAGAGCGGAAGAAACTAGGCATCGCAAAGACATAG
- a CDS encoding aspartyl/asparaginyl beta-hydroxylase domain-containing protein produces MPDEVNHQIPPKEYVAKPISAFINWAETQIARHSAVGNPPVYDNGLFPWVREVEKEWTTIRAELEQVMERREELPSFHEIMSEVKTITKDENWKTFFLAGYGVEAEENSRRCPETTRILRKIPGMKTAFFSILSPGKYIPPHRGPYNGVLRYHLGLIVPEPREKCRIRVGNEIKHWDEGESLIFDDTYEHEVWNDTSGFRAVLFVDFVRPVKFPFNLLNQFILNAAIFTPAIREAQERHEKWEKKFYKRG; encoded by the coding sequence ATGCCAGACGAAGTAAATCACCAGATTCCGCCAAAGGAATATGTAGCCAAACCCATCTCCGCTTTCATCAACTGGGCGGAAACACAAATTGCCAGGCACTCTGCTGTAGGTAACCCGCCGGTCTATGATAACGGGCTTTTTCCCTGGGTCAGAGAGGTGGAAAAAGAGTGGACCACCATTCGGGCTGAACTGGAACAGGTCATGGAAAGAAGAGAGGAGCTGCCGAGCTTTCATGAGATAATGAGCGAAGTAAAGACAATCACCAAGGATGAAAATTGGAAAACCTTTTTCCTGGCCGGTTACGGGGTAGAAGCCGAGGAAAACTCCAGAAGATGTCCTGAGACCACACGGATATTGAGAAAGATCCCCGGCATGAAAACCGCCTTCTTTTCCATTCTATCACCGGGGAAGTACATCCCCCCTCACCGCGGCCCTTATAACGGAGTACTTCGCTATCATCTAGGCTTGATCGTGCCCGAACCGAGGGAAAAATGCCGTATTCGGGTTGGCAATGAGATAAAGCACTGGGATGAGGGCGAAAGCCTCATCTTCGACGATACCTATGAGCACGAGGTTTGGAATGATACCTCCGGGTTCAGGGCTGTCCTATTCGTAGATTTTGTGAGGCCGGTCAAGTTTCCGTTTAATCTATTGAATCAATTCATACTCAACGCTGCTATCTTCACACCGGCTATTCGAGAGGCCCAGGAAAGACACGAGAAATGGGAAAAAAAGTTCTACAAGAGAGGATAA
- a CDS encoding septal ring lytic transglycosylase RlpA family protein, which produces MMPFIFSCSYTSKRGTEAIIYPAEGYTQTGIASWYGVEEHGKKAASGERFSMYGYTAAHKSLPLGTMARVTNLENGKDVIVRINDRGPFVGGRIIDLSYTAAKSIDMIAKGTARVKVEVISVPGRKNNYFDAVYTVQVASFNDRQNAFSLKDELSRNLDDVRVEPIELDYGTYYRVRVGRFPNRGEAEKVASKLRKRFGYRGNVILE; this is translated from the coding sequence ATGATGCCATTCATATTCTCCTGTTCTTACACTTCAAAAAGAGGTACTGAGGCTATAATCTACCCGGCCGAGGGTTATACCCAAACCGGGATTGCCTCATGGTACGGCGTCGAGGAACACGGCAAAAAAGCGGCAAGCGGTGAGCGTTTCAGCATGTACGGTTATACGGCTGCTCATAAAAGCCTCCCCCTAGGCACCATGGCCAGAGTTACCAACCTGGAAAACGGTAAGGACGTAATAGTCAGAATAAATGACCGGGGACCGTTCGTAGGAGGACGCATTATAGACCTTTCTTACACCGCGGCTAAATCAATCGATATGATAGCCAAGGGCACGGCGAGGGTAAAGGTGGAGGTAATTTCTGTTCCGGGAAGAAAGAACAATTATTTCGATGCCGTTTACACCGTTCAGGTCGCCTCATTCAACGATCGGCAAAATGCATTCAGCTTGAAAGATGAGCTCAGCAGAAATTTAGATGATGTGAGGGTTGAACCCATCGAGCTGGACTATGGGACTTACTACCGGGTGAGGGTCGGCCGCTTTCCCAATAGAGGCGAAGCGGAAAAAGTTGCCTCAAAACTCCGTAAAAGATTCGGCTATAGAGGAAATGTCATATTGGAATAA
- a CDS encoding TraR/DksA family transcriptional regulator, protein MAKAKVKKPEKKNKKVQKKEKLKRVKQAKTKAPKTYPKKASDKKKKKGESSLKTQGKKRDVTEKAAKKPTAHKTDWKDEIRGMLTQMRKELLRDVSRTFKTESDHLKFDVGDFYDHASSDRDRELALMITDRERDKLVQIDEALRNIEDGSYGICESCGDEIDQDRLKAMPFAKLCLSCKIDLERQGNL, encoded by the coding sequence TTGGCAAAAGCAAAAGTCAAAAAGCCCGAGAAAAAGAACAAAAAGGTTCAGAAGAAGGAAAAACTGAAACGGGTTAAACAGGCCAAGACTAAAGCGCCCAAAACTTATCCTAAGAAGGCTTCAGACAAGAAGAAGAAAAAAGGAGAAAGCTCGTTGAAAACACAGGGTAAAAAAAGAGATGTGACGGAGAAAGCCGCAAAAAAACCCACGGCCCATAAAACGGACTGGAAAGACGAGATACGTGGGATGTTGACCCAGATGAGAAAGGAACTCCTGAGAGATGTCTCCAGGACTTTCAAAACCGAGTCAGACCATCTCAAGTTTGATGTAGGTGACTTCTATGACCATGCTTCAAGCGATAGAGACAGAGAGCTGGCTCTGATGATAACCGATAGGGAAAGGGATAAACTGGTACAAATAGACGAGGCTCTCAGGAATATCGAAGACGGCTCCTACGGGATATGTGAGAGTTGCGGGGATGAGATAGACCAAGACCGGTTAAAAGCCATGCCTTTTGCCAAGCTTTGCCTTTCCTGCAAGATTGACCTGGAAAGACAAGGAAACCTCTAA
- a CDS encoding aminotransferase class I/II-fold pyridoxal phosphate-dependent enzyme, translating to MQNFLEEFSLIKRLPPYIFAIVNDLKTKARARGEDIIDLGMGNPDLPTPKHIVDKLVEAARNPRNHRYSASAGIPKLRLAVCDWYKRNYGVELDPDTEAIVTIGSKEGISHLMLSILAPGDVVIVPNPTYPIHSYSVIIARADVKSVPLTKDINFIEAVEKAVKEIWPRPKVLIISFPHNPTTSVVDLNFFNEIYELARNYGLIVVHDFAYADLCFDGYKAPSFLEVPGAKELGVEFFTLSKSYNMPGWRVGFMVGNAKIINALKRIKSYLDYGIFQPVQIAAILALNGPQDCLTDIRDKYCLRRDKLVDGLSRAGWKITKPKGTMFVWAEIPEGLREMGSLEFSKMLIEKAKVAVSPGVGFGNHGEGYVRFALVENEKRIMQAVRGIRRALNNY from the coding sequence ATGCAAAATTTTTTAGAAGAGTTCTCGCTCATAAAAAGGCTCCCTCCATACATCTTTGCCATAGTGAACGACCTCAAGACAAAGGCCCGGGCGAGGGGAGAGGACATCATAGATTTGGGAATGGGTAACCCGGACCTGCCCACTCCAAAACATATCGTGGATAAACTGGTGGAAGCGGCGAGGAACCCTAGGAATCACCGGTACTCCGCTTCAGCGGGGATTCCCAAGCTGAGGCTGGCGGTTTGTGATTGGTATAAGAGAAATTATGGGGTAGAACTAGACCCGGATACCGAAGCTATAGTTACGATCGGTTCTAAAGAGGGAATTTCCCATCTCATGCTATCCATTCTCGCTCCGGGCGATGTAGTTATAGTCCCGAATCCGACTTATCCCATACATAGCTACTCGGTGATTATTGCTCGGGCAGACGTGAAAAGCGTGCCCCTTACCAAAGATATAAATTTCATAGAGGCTGTGGAAAAGGCGGTGAAAGAGATATGGCCTAGGCCGAAGGTGTTGATAATTTCTTTCCCCCACAACCCTACCACCAGCGTCGTGGACCTGAATTTCTTCAACGAGATTTACGAGTTGGCCAGGAATTACGGACTGATCGTAGTGCACGATTTTGCTTATGCCGACCTCTGCTTTGATGGATACAAAGCCCCCAGCTTTCTGGAGGTTCCGGGGGCTAAGGAATTGGGGGTGGAGTTTTTCACCCTCTCCAAAAGTTACAATATGCCCGGATGGCGTGTCGGTTTCATGGTCGGAAACGCCAAGATTATAAATGCGCTAAAAAGAATTAAGAGCTATCTTGATTATGGGATATTCCAACCGGTACAAATAGCGGCCATATTGGCCCTAAACGGCCCTCAGGATTGCCTCACGGATATAAGGGACAAGTATTGTTTGCGAAGGGACAAGCTCGTAGACGGGCTTTCCCGTGCTGGCTGGAAGATTACCAAGCCGAAGGGGACCATGTTTGTGTGGGCGGAAATACCGGAGGGTTTAAGGGAAATGGGTTCTCTGGAATTTTCGAAGATGCTGATCGAGAAAGCAAAAGTGGCGGTATCTCCGGGGGTAGGGTTTGGAAACCACGGCGAAGGCTATGTAAGGTTTGCGCTCGTCGAGAACGAGAAGAGAATAATGCAGGCGGTAAGAGGCATCAGAAGGGCTTTGAACAATTACTAG
- a CDS encoding phosphocholine cytidylyltransferase family protein, with product MKAVILAAGRGKRLYPYTKYIPKCLLDIGGETILEHQINHIRDCGIDEVVIVVGFGFEKVENFLRNYDGLGMKIKTLYNPFYQTTNSLISLWIARGEMDSDIVVMNGDDVFENDVLELILRNRDEKICLPIKRKSSYEEEDMKVVTQYGKIVEIGKTLTNRPFAESVGIRVFRDTGVELIKRAIEEEMRTEGAEKKWYVSAIHRLIKKGYKVKSLDIKDLFWMDVDYPSDLFRARINADKLVKRPYEEERILRVVETSR from the coding sequence ATGAAAGCAGTGATACTCGCAGCGGGTAGAGGGAAAAGACTTTATCCATACACTAAATACATCCCCAAGTGTCTCTTGGACATAGGCGGAGAAACAATACTCGAACACCAAATCAACCACATCCGGGACTGTGGAATTGACGAAGTGGTAATAGTAGTGGGATTTGGTTTTGAGAAAGTAGAGAATTTCCTGCGAAACTACGACGGGTTAGGAATGAAGATAAAAACCCTTTATAATCCATTTTATCAGACGACCAACAGTCTGATTTCTCTATGGATAGCCCGGGGTGAGATGGATAGCGATATAGTGGTCATGAACGGGGATGACGTATTCGAGAATGACGTGCTCGAGCTGATACTACGTAATCGCGATGAAAAGATATGCCTTCCTATAAAGAGGAAATCCAGTTATGAAGAAGAGGATATGAAGGTAGTTACTCAATACGGCAAGATCGTAGAGATTGGAAAAACCCTGACCAACCGCCCTTTTGCCGAATCAGTCGGGATAAGGGTGTTCAGGGACACTGGGGTTGAACTGATAAAGAGGGCGATTGAAGAGGAAATGAGGACAGAAGGGGCGGAGAAAAAATGGTACGTTTCCGCAATCCACCGGCTTATAAAAAAGGGATACAAGGTAAAGTCCCTAGACATAAAGGACCTGTTCTGGATGGACGTGGACTATCCGAGCGACCTTTTTCGAGCCAGGATTAACGCCGACAAGCTTGTCAAGAGACCGTATGAAGAAGAAAGGATCCTGCGTGTAGTAGAAACAAGCCGTTAA
- a CDS encoding CDP-alcohol phosphatidyltransferase family protein produces the protein MDHAILVAAGTGIEGERLDSHGNAVFGGIPQLNRLIITAERAGIKKFTVIIEKDDSPLKNLLKSDKRIKSQITWHTIGSPINFEPSPSLILQSNLVINPTGLSCLMNCDVTEDEIAILVDGSKDAWVKIDGEIIEDLFSEGGKAVGAFVAYGSLLEKSIMNSMSLKSWTKELVGRESVKFVKFSDGYWTRLSSSEDSVKKAEDLLFSHVGKTQTGWISRNINSKISLPTSRLLVRTPLTPNMISVMINIIGMLSGPFYAAGHPVLGALFLQIATVLDRCDGEVARVKLMETKRGQWVDTISDQVTVLSFLIGVPLGYYSITKNPMAIALGGLNIGIFLFFLVWSFYFLLRYTDSGSLVSYFNVDKMIGDKNRSFVHKLIGIVRPMSRRNFYSLGFLILAIIGGYPWVLGITSLALVLFLIHQIEDIIKLRKLRPPISQLS, from the coding sequence ATGGATCATGCAATACTGGTAGCAGCTGGCACTGGAATAGAGGGAGAAAGGCTGGATTCTCATGGAAACGCCGTCTTTGGTGGAATTCCACAGCTTAATCGGCTGATAATAACGGCGGAAAGGGCGGGAATAAAGAAATTCACCGTCATCATAGAAAAAGACGATTCCCCTCTAAAAAACCTGTTAAAGAGTGACAAGCGCATAAAGAGCCAGATCACCTGGCACACTATTGGCTCTCCCATAAACTTCGAGCCCAGTCCCTCCCTTATTCTTCAATCCAATCTGGTAATAAATCCAACTGGTCTTTCCTGCTTGATGAATTGTGACGTCACCGAGGATGAAATAGCCATCCTGGTGGATGGAAGTAAGGACGCCTGGGTAAAAATAGACGGGGAAATTATCGAGGACCTATTCTCCGAGGGCGGAAAAGCAGTAGGAGCATTCGTGGCCTATGGCAGCCTACTGGAAAAATCAATCATGAACTCCATGTCCCTAAAGAGCTGGACTAAAGAACTAGTGGGAAGAGAGAGCGTAAAATTCGTTAAATTTTCTGATGGATATTGGACCCGCCTATCATCGAGTGAAGATTCGGTCAAGAAAGCGGAGGATCTACTCTTCTCCCATGTGGGGAAAACGCAAACCGGATGGATCTCCAGGAACATCAACAGCAAGATATCTCTACCCACCAGCAGGCTTCTTGTACGTACCCCCCTTACTCCCAACATGATAAGCGTTATGATAAACATCATCGGCATGCTTTCGGGCCCCTTCTATGCTGCGGGGCATCCGGTCCTAGGCGCTCTCTTTCTTCAGATTGCCACAGTGCTTGACCGTTGCGATGGAGAAGTGGCCCGGGTCAAGCTTATGGAAACCAAGCGGGGGCAATGGGTGGACACGATTTCCGACCAGGTAACCGTCCTATCTTTCCTAATCGGTGTTCCCCTGGGCTATTATTCAATTACTAAAAACCCCATGGCCATAGCACTGGGAGGCCTAAACATAGGAATCTTTTTATTCTTTTTGGTCTGGTCCTTTTATTTCCTGCTTAGATACACTGATTCCGGGAGTTTGGTATCGTATTTTAACGTCGATAAAATGATAGGGGATAAGAATAGGTCATTCGTGCACAAGCTAATAGGTATAGTTCGTCCGATGTCCAGGAGGAATTTTTATTCTCTGGGCTTTCTAATCTTAGCCATAATCGGCGGATATCCTTGGGTATTAGGAATTACCAGTCTAGCCTTGGTCCTTTTTCTAATACACCAGATTGAGGATATAATAAAATTAAGAAAACTTAGGCCACCGATAAGCCAGCTTAGTTAA
- a CDS encoding septal ring lytic transglycosylase RlpA family protein — translation MSENSSKKFCIFLYLQATKAFYNFIPNIGNLKSVLERSGHFMVKCGWIMRIKLVLFIWFIPFLFFSVKSHASNAHSQVGLASWYGSKLHGGKTASGERFDMNGYTAAHRSLPIGAMVRIINLKNGKHVIVRINDRGPFNRRRIIDLSRAAAKAIGLITSGVAKVKLEVISEH, via the coding sequence ATGAGCGAGAACTCTTCTAAAAAATTTTGCATTTTCCTTTATCTCCAGGCAACCAAAGCGTTTTATAATTTTATTCCAAACATCGGCAATCTCAAGTCAGTCCTGGAAAGAAGTGGGCATTTTATGGTAAAATGCGGATGGATTATGAGAATAAAGCTGGTTTTGTTTATCTGGTTTATCCCATTCCTTTTTTTCAGTGTTAAAAGCCACGCTTCCAATGCGCACTCTCAAGTTGGTCTCGCCTCTTGGTACGGCTCTAAACTCCATGGTGGAAAAACAGCAAGTGGCGAGCGTTTCGATATGAATGGCTACACAGCCGCCCACAGGAGCCTGCCCATTGGAGCAATGGTCAGGATCATAAACTTAAAAAACGGTAAGCACGTCATAGTCAGGATAAATGACCGGGGACCCTTTAACCGGAGGAGGATTATCGACCTTTCCCGTGCGGCAGCCAAAGCCATAGGTTTGATCACAAGCGGGGTAGCTAAAGTCAAGCTGGAAGTGATCTCGGAACATTGA